The following coding sequences are from one Ornithodoros turicata isolate Travis chromosome 1, ASM3712646v1, whole genome shotgun sequence window:
- the LOC135397194 gene encoding B-box type zinc finger protein ncl-1-like, translated as MFNNSSVVPYFPSHATGDAAQASAPGDLTPLPVCPGTSRSVQSSFNANTTISAKCNSCQDAFMFPKVLNCLHAFCKLCLEKQQTSPDKLKCPQCLQETTLPAEGIAGLFSNYATSIILKTLVLDHSCLTCTACKHTAVPAVARCLDCVHYICSNCVMAHQFMHWLQSHRVLTLGDIQIYPNNLRKNDQAVRCFRHKNEALQFICRTCNVSVCRECAAFEHPTSTHNLMALVDVRQKLTEGLSFVISSTKMKANNLLSSVTSIETILSRLHIHYRKAQTDISSSFEAWNETALEQSKQEILIDLENTYNKKLMFMKRLGKKVQESLCNIVKVCVTAERLANFSFTNKELIDFQQLLDTDFQEIMTFNPETHLQDMDVVFVPNFTALQVSIRNSLACAQQRSEVLVRGAFSRPHIKAPTTDSPSNAPSSTSLMHERTYCSRSSSTSNDPCSTELFPSAEKLSTVPNQTLPSGPHPSEPVVNVVRSPFAWSNIPHTKSAIKRQKIIYHSKFGEFGVREGQFTEPSGVAVNAQGDIVIADTNRHRIQVFDRGGRFKLRFGECGRRDGQLHYPNRVFVVRAFGDIIVTERSPTHQVQVFNQYGHFLRKFGSSVLEHPRAVTVDSKLRIIVVECKVMRVIIFDLWGNILRQFSCSEHLEFPNGVAANDKEEIFISDNRAHCVKVFSYEGALLRLIGGAGVTNYPIAVCINKNGHLVVSDNHHYFHITVFTQDGHLVSAFESHVKHAQCYDVALMHDNSVILASKDCKLYIYRYDQSLF; from the exons GGAGACGCGGCACAGGCCAGCGCGCCAGGTGACTTGACTCCGTTGCCGGTCTGTCCTGGAACATCGCGTTCCGTCCAAAGCAGCTTCAATGCAAACACTACCATCAGCGCCAAGTGCAACAGCTGCCAGGACGCCTTCATGTTTCCTAAG GTACTCAACTGTCTGCACGCCTTCTGCAAATTGTGCCTAGAAAAACAACAGACAAGTCCCGACAAGTTGAAGTGCCCGCAGTGTTTACAGGAGACAACATTACCAGCCGAAGGCATTGCCGGACTTTTCTCAAACTATGCCACATCAATCATCCTCAAAACCTTGGTGCTCGATCATTCATGTCTCACATGCACGGCTTGCAAACACACAGCTGTTCCTGCAGTTGCACGCTGCCTTGATTGCGTCCATTACATATGTTCTAATTGTGTAATGGCGCACCAATTCATGCATTGGCTACAATCCCACCGCGTTCTCACATTGGGTGACATCCAGATCTATCCAAACAACCTCCGAAAAAACGACCAAGCGGTACGTTGTTTTCGCCACAAGAATGAGGCTCTTCAGTTCATCTGCAGGACATGCAACGTTTCTGTTTGCCGGGAGTGCGCAGCGTTCGAGCACCCGACGAGCACGCACAACCTCATGGCTCTTGTCGATGTGAGGCAAAAGCTCACCGAAGGTCTCTCATTCGTCATCAGCAGTACTAAAATGAAGGCCAACAACCTTCTCAGCTCTGTGACCAGCATAGAAACAATTTTGAGCCGGCTACACATCCATTACCGTAAGGCTCAGACTGATATTAGCAGCTCCTTCGAAGCTTGGAACGAGACTGCACTGGAACAGAGCAAACAAGAAATCCTGATAGACCTGGAAAATACCTATAATAAAAAGCTTATGTTCATGAAGCGCCTGGGCAAGAAAGTGCAGGAGAGCTTGTGCAATATCGTCAAAGTTTGCGTCACTGCCGAAAGGCTAGCAAACTTCTCCTTTACAAACAAGGAGTTAATAGATTTTCAACAACTGCTGGATACAGATTTCCAGGAAATAATGACATTCAACCCCGAGACACACTTGCAGGACATGGACGTGGTGTTCGTGCCAAACTTCACGGCCCTGCAAGTGAGCATCCGAAATTCCTTGGCGTGTGCCCAGCAGCGCTCCGAAGTCCTGGTGCGTGGAGCGTTCTCACGACCACATATCAAAGCCCCTACCACGGACAGTCCTTCTAACGCACCATCGAGCACATCATTAATGCATGAGCGCACCTACTGCAGTCGTTCAAGTTCTACTAGCAATGACCCATGTTCTACGGAACTCTTCCCTTCAGCAGAAAAATTGTCCACGGTACCAAACCAAACACTTCCATCTGGACCTCACCCTTCGGAGCCCGTCGTTAACGTGGTGCGCAGTCCATTCGCCTGGAGTAACATCCCGCATACCAAGTCCGCAATAAAGCGCCAGAAAATTATCTACCACAGCAAGTTCGGAGAGTTCGGCGTCAGGGAGGGTCAGTTCACGGAACCGTCTGGAGTAGCGGTTAATGCTCAAGGCGACATTGTCATAGCCGACACCAACCGACATCGAATCCAGGTGTTCGACAGAGGCGGCAGATTCAAGTTACGCTTCGGAGAGTGCGGCAGGAGGGACGGCCAACTGCATTATCCAAACCGCGTTTTTGTCGTTCGCGCTTTCGGCGACATCATAGTGACCGAGCGATCTCCAACGCACCAGGTTCAAGTTTTCAACCAGTATGGACACTTTCTGCGAAAGTTTGGCTCCTCAGTCTTGGAGCATCCGCGTGCAGTCACTGTCGACAGCAAACTGCGTATCATCGTCGTTGAATGCAAAGTAATGCGCGTTATCATCTTCGACCTTTGGGGGAACATCTTGCGTCAGTTCAGCTGTTCCGAGCACCTCGAGTTCCCGAACGGTGTCGCAGCGAATGACAAGGAGGAAATTTTTATCTCTGACAATCGAGCCCACTGTGTGAAGGTGTTCTCCTACGAAGGTGCACTCCTCCGTCTCATTGGTGGAGCTGGAGTAACCAACTATCCCATAGCAGTGTGCATCAACAAAAATGGTCATCTGGTCGTGTCTGACAATCACCACTACTTCCACATCACTGTGTTTACGCAAGACGGTCATCTCGTGAGCGCCTTCGAAAGCCACGTGAAGCACGCACAGTGCTACGACGTAGCCCTCATGCACGACAACTCCGTCATACTTGCTAGCAAGGACTGCAAACTCTATATTTATCGCTATGACCAGTCATTGTTCTGA